GTTCTGTCTAGAACACGCCGTAAGGACCAAAAGAAAAAGGAACGACAATTTGCGAGTCACGAAGCAGTTTCTCCCTTAGTTGCAGTCGATAAATGCACCCGAAGCAGATAATGGAGCCCATAGGCCACAAGAGAAAAAATCATCATTAATAAGGCTAAAGACATCATACTGTCATCATAAAGGATGGATGTTAAAAAGCTCGCAAGAGCTGCCACAGCCATCTCTACCGATGTCATCACTGATGAGCTAGAACCACTTAATCTGGGAAAGACAGCAAGTGCTTTTGCAGGCGCATTGGAAAAAACAAATGCCATTGCAAACGTATAAAAAGCTGTCGTAACACGTAAAATGTAGGGAGAATCTGGCGTGAAATAGGCCACCAAAATTGAGGTAAAACCCGTCACGACGGAAAACATTAAACCAAACCATAAGAGCGCATCGATCCCATACTTTGGAATTAGAAATCGATTCACAGCTGCTCCAATAATATAAGCAACGACCCCAACGGCACAATAGTAGGCATATCCAACGACCGTAAAACCAAACAACTCAATGATAAGATAGGGCGTTCCTGCAATTAAAACCCACAAACCACCCCAAATAGTTGCAGAAACCAAAACATAACACATAAAGGGAAAACTGGCGAACAGCGCGTGATATATCTTCAAAAAAGACAAATCCTTAAAGAAGTGGCGTGTTTCAGGGGGATGGCTCTCAGGCATTTGTATCACGAGAAGTAGAAACGCGATCACAGATATAATTGCAATAATCACAAAGTTAGCCTGCCATCCCATGAACTCAATTATATAGGCGCCAATGATGGGCCCTATAGCAGGGATGATAACGATAACCATATCCATGGAAGATATGATCTGAGCACATTTCTTGATAGTATAAAGATCCTTAATGACCGCAAAAGTTATGACACCGGCCACACTTGCTCCTATACCTTGAAAAAAACGCCCAATTATGAGCATCTCGAAAGAAGGAACAAAAGCACAAACAAGACTTCCCAAAAGGAAAACAGCCATACCAATAAGCATAAGAG
This genomic interval from Alphaproteobacteria bacterium contains the following:
- a CDS encoding multidrug effflux MFS transporter — its product is MKTNTITISILMVAISSTFLATDLFIPSLPIIKSFFGVTDETMGLTLSLNLLGFAISAPFYGPLSDCYGRRPLMLIGMAVFLLGSLVCAFVPSFEMLIIGRFFQGIGASVAGVITFAVIKDLYTIKKCAQIISSMDMVIVIIPAIGPIIGAYIIEFMGWQANFVIIAIISVIAFLLLVIQMPESHPPETRHFFKDLSFLKIYHALFASFPFMCYVLVSATIWGGLWVLIAGTPYLIIELFGFTVVGYAYYCAVGVVAYIIGAAVNRFLIPKYGIDALLWFGLMFSVVTGFTSILVAYFTPDSPYILRVTTAFYTFAMAFVFSNAPAKALAVFPRLSGSSSSVMTSVEMAVAALASFLTSILYDDSMMSLALLMMIFSLVAYGLHYLLRVHLSTATKGETAS